TAAATGAATTAATAAAATCATGATTCCAAGTACAAAACCATAAAGGCCTAAAAACGCAGACAATATAATAATTAAATAGCGAACCACCCGAAAAGCAGATGAGAACGGTTCATTGGGTACTGTGAAAGCAGATATAGCCGTCAGAGCTATGACAATCACAACAATAGGGCTTACCAGATTGGCATTGACAGCCGCATCGCCTATTATCAGACCTCCTACAATACCAAGCGTACTTCCCATTGGTCCCGGCAACCTTATGCCTGCTTCTAACAGCATTTGAAAAGCAACCTCCATCATTATTACCTCAAACATAACGGAAAAAGGTACCCCGCTTCTGGCTGCCGCAAAAGACAAAGCCATAGAGGAGGATAATACCTCCGCATTATAATTAATAACTGCAATATAAAGACCAGGCAGGGCTATGGACAATAAGGCTCCTAGATAGCGCAGTATCCTTGTAAAAGTCGCTACCTCCCAACGGCTATAGGAATCATCTGAAGCCTGAAAGAAGGAATTTAATGTGGTAGGAAGTAGTAAGGCTAAAGGGGAGTTATCAACTAATACAGCAACTCTGCCCTCTAAGATAGCTGATGCTGCTTTATCCGGACGTTCTGTGGATTGAAATTCAGGAAAGGGAGAATACACATTCCTTTCTGTCAGTTGCTCCAGCATACCACTGTCAAATATTCCGTCAATTACAAAATTCTGTATGCGGCTTTCTATATCTGCAACTATCGCCGGCTTTGCTACATCTTCAAGATAGCAAACGGCAACATTCGTTTTTGTTCTGGTTCCCACTACATATTGCTTTATCTTAAAATTAGTGTCTTTGATTCTGCGCCTTAACAATACCCGGTTAATATGAAATGCTTCACTAAAGCTTTCCTTTGAACCCCTTACAGACACTTCATTTTCACTGGTAGGAACCCCCCTGTTTGCGGCACCCCGAATGGAGACTCCCAACGCTTTATCATATCCGTCTATTAGAATTACTGTGTCACCGGAAAGTACTTTATCAATCACTTCGTTTATGGTAATAAGTTCAGATAAATCAACCGTTTGAAGCCCACATTCTTTTATATATTCAATTTGATTTTCTGAAGGCATCTGTTCCAATTTACGAAATAGTGGCTGTAAAGTTGCCATTTCCAACAATTCTTTATTAACCATATTATCTACATAAACTACATAGATATCCACTTTATTATCCGTACCAAGGGTAAACTTACGCTTCACCACATCTGCACAGTCTTTAAAGAGTGCACCAATTGTATCTATATTTTCCTGCAAATCTTTATACATTACCGCTGTTATCCGGTTTTCTTCATCATGTAACAGACTCATAAAGGTCACCTGCTCCTTCTTTGGTTTAATTAAAAACATACGTAGATGGAATTCATTTCATAGTATAACCATTTTCTATAAATTTATTTCATCACCTGCATTCTGCTACTATATTATCAATATAAATATACCTCTAATTTCCAAAACAAAAAACTTACCCATATCTCTTTTAAATGTAAAGAGATTGGTAAGTTTTATCATGTTCTCTATGTAGTTTAGGTTTTTCTAAAACCATTTGTATCTTTTTATATTCTCGCTTACTCTAAATATCTAATTTCAACTGCAATTCCTCTTCTACTTCCAGTTTAAAATCTTCTACTTTTTCGGGATTTATCACCGGCAAATCTTCCAAAGACTGGATACCAAAACTTCGAAGGAATTCTTCTGTTGTACCAAATAATATAGGACGTCCCGGAGCATCCATACGTCCTACTTCACAGGCAAGATTATATTCTATCAGTTTATTCACAGCATGGTCAGACTTAACACCACGTATTGCTTCAATTTCTATCTTGGTAATCGGCTGCTTATAAGCAATGATTGATAACGTTTCAAGTAGAACATCGGATAAGAAATGTTTTTTAGGTATATGGGCAATTCTGATTAGGGTTTCATACATTTCAATCTTTGTACATAATTGATAAGCACCCTCCAGCTCAATTATTTTTATCCCCCGTGATGGCAAATCATACTGTTCCATCATCCTGTTAATAACCTTACGTGTGGTTTCTATGTCTTGTCCTACAGCTGCTGCTATCCTTTCCAATTCGATAGCTTCACCCATAGTAAATAAGATAGCTTCTATTGCAGCCTCAATGTTTTTTGACTCCATAGTTTCCTCCGTTTTATATCAATATTAAATCTTCTTCCATATCCTTTATCTCATCCCCAACAAAGGTTATGGTTATGTCATCAAAGAGACTATCCTGATTCACAATAACCTGTCCGATTTTCATCAATTCCAGAACACCTAAAAAGGTAACAATAACCTCCATCTTACCGCACTGAGCCATAAGCAGCTTCCGAAAACTAAAAGTTTTATGTAAAAGTCCGAATTGTTGTATGGCTTCTATCTTGTCACTTAAGGTTACTTCTTCTTTCTCAATTCTTCCGAATTTACTGCGGATTGGGTCAATCTTATCTGTTTGACGTTTTATCACAGACTCAAATATCCGGTGAAGCTTCGCTAAAGTTAACCCTTGTAAAAGGCTTGCTGTATCAACCTCTTCTTCATATTCTGAAATTTCCTCAGGTATAGTAGGTTTTTTATATAGTACCTTTCCTGCGTCTAGTTCCCTGTCCTTTAATTCCAGGGATATGTACTTAAACATTTTATATTCCAGCAATCTTTCAACCAGTTCTTTTCTTGGATCCTCCTCTTCTTCCTCCTTCGTTTCATCCTTAGGCAATAACATCTGGGACTTGATTTTAATCAAGGTAGCTGCCATTACTAGAAATTCACTCATAATATCTAAGTCTTTCGTTTCCATACCACGAATATACTCCATGTATTGCTCCGTAATTTCAACTATGGGGATATCATGTATGTTAACTTTATTCTTATCAATCAGATGGAGCAGTAAGTCCAATGGGCCTTCAAAAGCTTCCAGCTTAACAGGTATGCTCATATATACCATCCTACTTTCTTTTTACGGTTACTTAATTTATGAATCTTGCAATGTAATTTTAAAACAATGAATTACAAGCACCCTCTCGAATCACCCCAATAAAGAGGTAAGTATAAGGGTACTAAAGGTTGTAATAAACTGAAACATAATAACCAGAATCAGCATAACTTTAATAAAGTAATCATTCTTTATTATAGTAAAATATTTTGACGGCGATTTACCGGCGATGCAAAGTCCCATATCAAAAGTTGATACCGGAAACAAATTCACCATAAACATACTTAGACTGATTAAAGCAATATATACCAGAACAAACTGGAGTATAAGCTGGGCATTTCCCAACGTACGGGAATAATTAAGACCTGAATTAATCCCTAAAACAAAGCGGAGTACTAAAAGGCTTGTAAGGAAAGTAAACAGTAAACTTGCCATTCCGGTGATGCCTAAACAAAAGTTTGTTTTTCTGTCTTTAATGCGATACATATAGGGCTTTGAAAAACCGGCTTGATTGGTTATACAAAGCAGTATACCAATCGGGTCAATATAATGATGCAATTTATATATATTTCTTTTTTTCTTTGGATCCTGATTCGGATTAAATTTATTATATAGCAGAGCTTTCGGGAATTCATGTAATATCATTACGATTCCACCAGCTATAAAAGCAGCCAACAGCCTAATTAATTGTATTTTCATACAAGATTCACTCCAATCTGCCTGCTGGTTTCAGGCTAGTCTTTATTCTTTAAAGTAATAACCATTAATTCCGGACGGTTCCAAATCCGTATTCTAATGGTATGCAGTCCCAATCCTCTGGATACTAGCATTATCTTATTGTCTTTATAAAATTTCCCTGCATCATACATAGGAAACAGCTTATACTGTGGTGATACCACTCCTCCAAGCCATGGCAGGCGGAGAATCCCTCCATGATTATGACCTGATACCGTCAAATCAGCACCCCAGGAAGCATACGCAGGAAAGAAGGACGGATTATGGGCAATCAATATATTATACCATTGATTGTTCGGAAATCCTACTAAATTTTGAAGATATTCTTTCGTCATAATGGGTTGTTTTAATTTCTTAAAATATTCTTTCCCTATCATTACTCCGGTAATAGACAGAATTTGATTATCTTTTTTCAGCGTAACGGAACGATTTTCCAAGAATCTAATGCCTAATGACTTTAATTTGTTTTGATATTCCTCGTATGATCTGGAATGGTTTAAAATTAACTTTTGTTCATGATTGCCGATTCCATAATATATGGGATAGCTTTTTGAGAGTCTATGAAGAAGCTGATAGGCTATATCCATATTTTCAGTCTCTCTTCCTACAATTAAATCTCCTGCTACCAGTATAATATCGGGTGATTTTTCTTGTATTCTCCTAATTAGAGTTTCGTTATTTACACCAAAGGTGTTACTATGAAGATCAGCCAACATAACGATTTTCATCCCATGAAAAGCGTTCGGTAATTTTTCTGATACTACTTCATATCCAGTGACCTCTAAATTTTTATTCTCATATATAATATATAAACCAAATAATAAGAGCAACACAATACATATTAGTATATAATACATGTTATACCTGCCACATCCCTCTGTTTTCGAATTAAGTATTCATATAATTCCTTACAAGGTCCTGTGACATCCTTTCTTTGCTTGTCTGTAATAATTATAAATCTTTCCAGTTAAATCATTTTAAACTTTTCCCAAGTTATCAAAAAAGAAAAACCCCGGAAAAAAGTATGTTATCAATTATAACACAGTCTTTTCCCAGGGTCTATAGATATCCTCAATATGTACCGGTTACTAAAGCAATAGCTTTAACCACGCCCGCTTAAAATAGTCACCAAATTTAGCTTTTTCTACATTTTCTGACGCTACAATATCAACACTGCCTAAGGTTTTACCATTAAGTTGATATACAATTTCACCCACCTTATCATTTTCTAAAATAGGCGCGGTCACATCTTCATTTAAAGTAACCTTTTTGGTAATATCAGAAGGATTGGTTCCTTTTAAACAAAGATATGAGAAGGTATCATTTACCCGATAGCTAACCTCATTGGCAACTCCCTTTTTCACCGTTAAGGGCGTCGCTGCCAAATCTTTATTATCATCACGAAAGATACTGCAATTCGCAAATCCGTAGTCCAAAAGCCTTGCAGCTTCATGAAACCTGACCTTAGTTTCAGGCGCTGCCATAATAACGGCAATTAAGTCCATACTATCTCTTTTTGCTGTTGCAGATAAACAGTATTTTGCCAGGCTGGTAGATCCTGTTTTTAGTCCGGTTATCCCGTTATAACTTTTAATGAGTTTGTTTGTATTTGTTAAGCCAAATTCA
The nucleotide sequence above comes from Anaerocolumna cellulosilytica. Encoded proteins:
- a CDS encoding spore germination protein, with the translated sequence MSLLHDEENRITAVMYKDLQENIDTIGALFKDCADVVKRKFTLGTDNKVDIYVVYVDNMVNKELLEMATLQPLFRKLEQMPSENQIEYIKECGLQTVDLSELITINEVIDKVLSGDTVILIDGYDKALGVSIRGAANRGVPTSENEVSVRGSKESFSEAFHINRVLLRRRIKDTNFKIKQYVVGTRTKTNVAVCYLEDVAKPAIVADIESRIQNFVIDGIFDSGMLEQLTERNVYSPFPEFQSTERPDKAASAILEGRVAVLVDNSPLALLLPTTLNSFFQASDDSYSRWEVATFTRILRYLGALLSIALPGLYIAVINYNAEVLSSSMALSFAAARSGVPFSVMFEVIMMEVAFQMLLEAGIRLPGPMGSTLGIVGGLIIGDAAVNANLVSPIVVIVIALTAISAFTVPNEPFSSAFRVVRYLIIILSAFLGLYGFVLGIMILLIHLGGLKSFGMPYMVPFAASGINEGTDTKDAIVRFPLRTLKRRPIFAQKSERTRFVSAETEDKQKNP
- the scpB gene encoding SMC-Scp complex subunit ScpB encodes the protein MESKNIEAAIEAILFTMGEAIELERIAAAVGQDIETTRKVINRMMEQYDLPSRGIKIIELEGAYQLCTKIEMYETLIRIAHIPKKHFLSDVLLETLSIIAYKQPITKIEIEAIRGVKSDHAVNKLIEYNLACEVGRMDAPGRPILFGTTEEFLRSFGIQSLEDLPVINPEKVEDFKLEVEEELQLKLDI
- a CDS encoding segregation and condensation protein A translates to MSIPVKLEAFEGPLDLLLHLIDKNKVNIHDIPIVEITEQYMEYIRGMETKDLDIMSEFLVMAATLIKIKSQMLLPKDETKEEEEEDPRKELVERLLEYKMFKYISLELKDRELDAGKVLYKKPTIPEEISEYEEEVDTASLLQGLTLAKLHRIFESVIKRQTDKIDPIRSKFGRIEKEEVTLSDKIEAIQQFGLLHKTFSFRKLLMAQCGKMEVIVTFLGVLELMKIGQVIVNQDSLFDDITITFVGDEIKDMEEDLILI
- a CDS encoding metallophosphoesterase, whose product is MYYILICIVLLLLFGLYIIYENKNLEVTGYEVVSEKLPNAFHGMKIVMLADLHSNTFGVNNETLIRRIQEKSPDIILVAGDLIVGRETENMDIAYQLLHRLSKSYPIYYGIGNHEQKLILNHSRSYEEYQNKLKSLGIRFLENRSVTLKKDNQILSITGVMIGKEYFKKLKQPIMTKEYLQNLVGFPNNQWYNILIAHNPSFFPAYASWGADLTVSGHNHGGILRLPWLGGVVSPQYKLFPMYDAGKFYKDNKIMLVSRGLGLHTIRIRIWNRPELMVITLKNKD